A window of Fictibacillus halophilus contains these coding sequences:
- the glpK gene encoding glycerol kinase GlpK, with protein sequence MEKKYIIALDQGTTSSRAILFNKAGEVVEISQKEFKQHFPKPGWVEHDAQEIWGTILAVVAEVLSKTDTDPGEIASIGITNQRETTVVWDKNTGKPVHNAIVWQSRQTAEICDELKSQGLNDKFRDKTGLLIDAYFSGTKVKWILDNVDGAREKAENGDLLFGTIDTWLVWKLTGGRAHVTDYSNASRTLMYNIYDLKWDDELLEILGVPKSMLPEVKSSSEVYGETIDYHFFGKNIPIAGIAGDQQAALFGQACFEKGMAKNTYGTGCFMLMNTGEKAVKSEHGLLTTIAWGVDGKVEYALEGSIFVAGSAIQWLRDGLRMLKDAADSEDYAERVASTDGVYVVPAFVGLGTPYWDSEARGAIFGLTRGTEKEHFVRATLESLAYQTADVLTAMEADSGIELKKLRVDGGAVKNNFLMQFQSDILNVPVERPEINETTALGAAYLAGLAVGFWGDRQEIADKWKVDKDFDVNMKEEERKELYDGWKKAVEATIAYKPKA encoded by the coding sequence ATGGAAAAGAAATATATCATTGCACTCGATCAAGGAACGACAAGCTCAAGAGCGATTCTTTTTAACAAAGCAGGAGAAGTCGTTGAGATCTCACAAAAGGAATTCAAGCAGCACTTCCCGAAGCCAGGCTGGGTAGAACATGATGCACAAGAAATCTGGGGAACGATCTTAGCAGTAGTTGCTGAAGTTCTTTCAAAAACAGATACAGACCCAGGCGAAATCGCTTCAATTGGAATCACGAACCAGCGTGAAACAACGGTCGTTTGGGACAAGAACACGGGAAAACCTGTTCACAACGCGATCGTTTGGCAGTCTCGTCAAACCGCTGAGATCTGTGATGAACTGAAATCTCAAGGCTTAAACGATAAATTCCGTGATAAAACAGGATTATTGATCGACGCTTACTTCTCCGGAACAAAAGTAAAATGGATCCTTGATAACGTTGACGGTGCTCGTGAAAAAGCGGAAAACGGTGATCTATTATTCGGAACGATCGACACGTGGCTGGTTTGGAAGCTAACAGGCGGAAGAGCGCACGTAACAGACTATTCCAACGCATCTCGTACACTCATGTACAACATTTACGATCTAAAGTGGGATGACGAGCTTCTAGAAATCTTAGGCGTTCCGAAATCCATGCTGCCAGAAGTTAAATCGTCATCAGAAGTATACGGTGAAACGATCGATTATCATTTCTTCGGTAAAAATATTCCGATCGCAGGTATTGCGGGCGATCAGCAAGCGGCACTTTTCGGACAAGCTTGTTTTGAAAAAGGAATGGCGAAGAACACGTATGGAACAGGCTGTTTCATGCTTATGAACACAGGAGAAAAAGCAGTTAAGTCTGAGCATGGCCTCTTAACGACAATCGCTTGGGGTGTGGACGGGAAAGTCGAGTACGCACTTGAAGGAAGTATCTTTGTTGCAGGATCTGCCATTCAATGGCTGCGCGACGGACTTCGCATGTTAAAAGATGCGGCAGACAGTGAAGATTATGCAGAGCGCGTTGCATCAACAGATGGCGTTTATGTTGTGCCAGCATTCGTAGGGCTCGGAACTCCATATTGGGATTCAGAAGCACGCGGCGCGATCTTTGGACTCACACGCGGTACAGAAAAAGAACACTTCGTTCGTGCGACACTTGAATCATTAGCGTATCAAACAGCTGATGTGTTAACAGCGATGGAAGCAGACTCTGGCATCGAGTTGAAGAAGCTTCGTGTTGATGGCGGAGCGGTGAAGAACAACTTCTTGATGCAGTTCCAAAGCGATATCTTAAACGTTCCTGTTGAGCGTCCGGAAATCAATGAAACGACAGCGCTTGGTGCCGCTTATCTAGCAGGACTTGCCGTAGGATTCTGGGGTGATCGTCAAGAAA
- a CDS encoding MIP/aquaporin family protein codes for MSTFMAELIGTMILIIFGGGVVANVSLNKSKAQGGGWIVVALAWGLAVAMAVYAVGSFSGAHLNPAVTLGLASIGEFAWADVPAYILAQMIGGILGGMVVYFHFLPHWKATDDPAVKLGVFSTDPAIPHTFSNLLSEFIGTAVLLVGLLSIGANKFSDGLNPLIVGFLIVAIGLSLGGPTGYAINPARDLGPRIAHFILPIPGKGGSNWTYSWIPVVGPVLGGVFGALFYQAVFTGKVTTLFWIWTVVSVAIFAITFFLGSKGTQALPHGDQIEN; via the coding sequence ATGTCAACATTTATGGCAGAACTGATAGGAACAATGATTCTAATCATATTTGGCGGGGGCGTTGTTGCAAACGTTTCCTTGAATAAATCAAAAGCCCAAGGTGGAGGCTGGATTGTTGTCGCACTTGCTTGGGGACTAGCCGTTGCGATGGCGGTATATGCAGTCGGAAGCTTTAGTGGTGCACATCTTAACCCAGCCGTTACACTCGGTCTTGCTTCAATCGGTGAATTTGCTTGGGCAGATGTACCAGCTTATATTCTTGCACAAATGATCGGCGGTATCTTAGGAGGAATGGTCGTCTACTTCCACTTCCTGCCGCACTGGAAAGCAACAGATGATCCAGCGGTAAAATTAGGAGTTTTTTCAACGGACCCTGCAATTCCGCATACGTTTTCGAATCTTTTATCAGAATTTATTGGAACTGCGGTTTTACTAGTAGGATTATTGTCAATCGGAGCGAATAAATTTTCAGATGGCTTGAATCCACTGATCGTCGGATTCTTAATCGTAGCGATCGGGTTGTCACTTGGTGGACCAACTGGATATGCGATCAACCCGGCACGTGACCTAGGTCCAAGAATCGCGCATTTCATCTTGCCTATTCCAGGTAAAGGCGGATCAAACTGGACGTACTCGTGGATTCCGGTTGTAGGACCAGTGCTCGGAGGCGTTTTCGGAGCATTGTTCTACCAAGCTGTTTTTACAGGGAAAGTTACAACATTATTCTGGATATGGACAGTGGTATCAGTAGCGATTTTCGCCATAACATTCTTCTTAGGAAGTAAAGGCACACAAGCACTGCCTCATGGAGATCAAATAGAAAACTAA
- a CDS encoding glycerol-3-phosphate responsive antiterminator, which translates to MSFHGQKVLPAARKMKDFEKLLNSKYTYIVCLDTHISQLKFMIAMANERKKKVLVHLDLINGLKANEYAVDFLAQEMKPAGIISTRSNCIMRAKKKNMIAVQRLFLLDSLALETSYKVIERAQPDYLEVLPGIMPEIIREVSEQAGIPVIAGGLIRTKVNVMEALEAGAEAVTTSNPELWI; encoded by the coding sequence ATGAGCTTCCACGGACAAAAAGTTTTGCCGGCAGCGAGAAAGATGAAGGATTTTGAAAAGCTGCTGAATAGCAAATACACATATATCGTATGTTTGGATACGCATATCAGTCAGCTGAAATTTATGATTGCGATGGCCAATGAAAGAAAAAAGAAGGTTTTGGTTCATCTCGATCTGATTAACGGATTGAAGGCAAACGAATATGCGGTCGATTTTTTAGCACAGGAAATGAAGCCAGCTGGGATCATTTCTACGCGTTCTAACTGCATCATGCGTGCAAAAAAGAAGAACATGATCGCCGTTCAACGTTTGTTTTTATTGGATTCATTAGCACTTGAAACGAGTTATAAAGTCATTGAACGTGCTCAGCCAGACTATTTAGAGGTTTTGCCAGGCATCATGCCGGAAATAATAAGAGAAGTGAGCGAGCAAGCCGGTATTCCTGTAATTGCTGGTGGATTGATTCGTACAAAAGTGAATGTGATGGAAGCACTTGAAGCAGGTGCAGAAGCTGTGACGACTTCAAACCCTGAATTGTGGATTTAA